In Heliangelus exortis chromosome 12, bHelExo1.hap1, whole genome shotgun sequence, the genomic stretch AGTCATACAGTTTCAAATGCTGTCATCTCATACTAAAGCACACATCCTACataaaaacactaaaataaaactgcaaacaTCATGAAAACCAAACATGACTTAGAACAGCCTGAAGAGCAGTAAACATGAGTCAAAAGTATTGGTGTGTGCATGGCCAGCAATGTAATAACCAGGGCAGCCTGGAGAATCCACAGGTGTTGGCCACCAGGTGCTGCTTTCCAGGAGCTGATCAGAAGATCAGGTACAGAATGAGCCAATTTAGAGAAAAGCAGTGGGGAAAGAGGAAGTTTGTAACAGCAGGTGTGAAATCACAGATTGAACTCCATCCTTATACCTTAAGCAAATGctctttaataaaaacaaacaaaacacaaaacagtaATCATCAGAGAATTTATGTTTACCTAATGCAGACTGTACTACCACAGTTATTAAAAGCAGGTTTATCCTTCTTTCATTAACAGTAATTAAAATAGCAAGATAGAAGTTTTAACATCGTTTGATGCTATAGTAAGCATGAAGTATCAAAATTAGACTCAAAGATAATTGCTATTGATGAAATAAATTCTGGGTCCATCTGTTTTACTctgaaaacaatataaaaacCACAGACAATGCAGTGTTTTAGGAAGTAAGTCCCTTGTGCAttgagtttattttatttttttaatggaactgCACCATCGGTTACTCTAATTGAGGTATTTAGCCAAAATCCAGTATATAGTCATGAAAATAACTACACTGTCTTAGAGCCATGTAAAAACATTTGTACAAAAGTTGTGTCAAATgtcaaataaatacatacattttgATATTTATGTCAAGTAAAATGATTTGGATACTCTtcaacagttaaaaaaaaaaacaccaaccctTGTAATTTCACAGATTGGAGGCAAACATTCAGTTTTACATAAAAACAGACTTCGAACTGAAGCCCAGGTACAGGTCAAATACAAATGTAGAAACTTAAAAGTGCCAACGAGCAAGATAATTCAAGTAcagtaaatgttaaaaaatatatatatttatttaaattttcagatGCTTCAACAGGTACAGGCCATCAGGATTTAAATAAGACAAGAAAACATTTGAGATAAAGAACAAGGAACATTTTGTTCcagaataaaatagaaactgTTAATCCAccattttagaaacaaaagtCCACAGCAACTTATAAAAAGAGACTTAAAAGTTTATTTATGTTTTGAATATGGCCTGGAAGAATCACAATTTATATCCCAACCACCAGGTGATGATGACTTTTCTGTATCTGTGCTCTGACTGTAAGCAGATACAAAATAATTGCCCCCTTCTTGGTTTTGACTTGCAGAAGAAACTGAGTATGTTGTTCCCAGAAAAGTCTGATGAGTGAGTACATTAAAGTGACTGAACTGATGGGACATGTTTAATTGTCTACTATAAACTTGGAAGTTATTGAAAGGTGCTTGTTGAACTGAATtgtgtttttctccttcagcagagCATGTTGTAGAAACTGAAGTAACTGGTTGTATCTCTTCTAAGTCAgttttagaagtcttttccatcAAGCCAATTTGTGCTTCAGGAGATAACTCTTTAACTGATAAGCAGCTTTCTTGTGCATCTACTCCACGTGAGCCCTTGGCCTCTGTCTGCAAAGCTTCCAAATGACTATCATACCTAGAGGCATCATTGCAGATTTCTATTTGTGCTGTTTCATCCCCTGAATCCAGAGACATGTCCTCCTCATCCTTCTCATCGTTTTCTACAAgaactacattaaaaaaagagagaaagtcCTATTCTATTGAAATACAAACTTTTATTAGAAAATCTATACACTACTCACAGAATGTTATGCTTCAGGTCTGTAAGTCCAATATCATTTAAGTCTTGGTCTTCTGCCACTCTTGTTCACACTCAACACACACACTTAACCCTCTGTGTGAGTGTCCAGTTACTCCGATGCTAAAAGCTTCTGCGCATTGTGTTCATGTTTAGTGCTGGGaaatcccagctcccagctccaaagGGTTTAATGTCAAAACAGCATCTAAAGTTACACAGTAGGTGAGTATTTGATCAAACAATTAAAGGAGTACATTTGCTGACATGTCAGTCCTTTTGTTTCTAAAAGCTATCATTAAGTCTTTCTCCTGGAAACAGTTACACTGCTCTGGCCCCTGTCTGACCAACACCACCTTAGCCTACAGTTCTGTATCTGCATCCCTTGGtgctccatcccagctgcttttccccatcatttaaaatagaaaaagagtAGCCTGAGAGTTGGGTTTTCTTGTAGCGTTCATTTGCAAGAGGAAAGACACAATCACAAGGACCTCCACCCCACACATCTAATTAGCTAAAGAAATTAGCTGAAGTGTGCTTAACATTACCTGATTGTCCTTTGTGCTCATCAGAGGGAGGGAGGCTGTCTTCTTCTGTAACTGAGTTGTGATACCCAACGAGACTCTTAAAATTTTGCATGAAGTCATCAACAGTAGCAACAACTATTCCATTATCAATGTAATTTGCAAGTGTTTTCAGATTCTTTTCTAAATACATAAAAGGAGATTTTGTAGTAACAGTGACCACCTGTTACCAAAAGTGGGAGAGAAGTATTCATAAATTCTATTTTACCTGTTACGAAGACAACGTGTCTCTGCTGGATGTTCTGAGCCTGGAGCCTGATGAGACAATCTAATTCTGGAGCATTTCGAGTCTGAGAATCACAATCATGGTAAGACAGAATCTCAGCCAAGTGCTTCTTTTGATAGCTGTTCAGAAGGGTCAGCAGGCCCAGGGCATTAGGATTTATTCtataattgtaaaaaaaatgcactaTTAGAATGTTACTTGATTTAGGGTCAATCTAAATATGTCAAAAGACAAACAATTTTAAGTTCTACTTAACTGAGTTTTGGAaactataataaataaataataaataataaatctgaaacattttaaCAACTGCTAAGTGGAAAACACTACTTACCTTCCCAGCTCTTTAagttttttcagtattttgcagTGCACCTTCCACTGCCATTTTCCATCCGGGGTATTGAGATCTTCCAGAAACTTTAAGAACTGTTTTAGTTTATCTGTTTTGGAGATAATGAAGAGAGGATAAATTTTGTGGGATGCAAACTGATAAAACTGTTTCAATGTATGAATACGTAATGaatgaaaattccattttctttgaaGCAATGACACAACTATCAACATTAATAAGTACTTTAAGTTTTCTTCCTAACAGATTAGTCAACACCAACATTCCAAAAAGTGAGCTTTTGTCAGTCAGATGCTTACCAGTGGTATCTGCTTACGTAAAAGCTGAATTCAGTCATATATCATCTGCTTAACTAAAATATCAATTAAAAAACCTGGTAACTTAGTTAACTGTTAAATTACAAATAAAGAAGTGAAAGAATAGactttttcaggatttttttttctagcatatTTGTGGATCACATATTGAGTCATATCCATATACATAACTACACAATCCAACAAACTGAGAAAGACAAGGTAAGCTCTCCAGGTCCACATGTTCTCCAGAAACATGTTCTCCAAAAAGGCTATTGAGGTAAGTAAGAGGCTGAACTAACAAGTTCATtgaaaaaacctcacaaaaattACAAGATTCAGTTCTTCGTGGCAATGAGTATGGCATCTCTCACATGCTAAAATCCCAGGCTTTTTTTGGTCTATTTTAAAGCTTCAGAAAAGCACAACACTTACCTGCAGTGATGGTTTCTGGATTAAGGACAGATTCATCTGACACAACAAAACCACCCGACACAAACAGCTCATTGTAAGTGTGATTTTTCACATCATCCAAACTATCAACGCCCGCAAAGCTGACACAAGAAAGCCTCTTCAAAGTCACTAAGCCAGGTATCtgtttaaaagtattaaaaatcaGAGAGGTATACCAAAGATCatacaacaaaaaagcaactaCAGAACTTTTCTCCTTATTAATACCAAATGTCATacttaaaaacacattttggaaGAATTACTTCTACTTCTTCTAGTATTACTTCTTCTATCTTGCCTGAGGAGAGGCTCTCCCAAAAACATTACAGGACTAAGACAATGGAACTTGAACACTTAAAATAATGTCAGTTTCTGTCCAGCAGGTTCATAAACCACAGCTGTTGGGAACAACAAAGGTCATCTGGCAGCTGCCTTCACCTGCCATGAGAGCATCACAGGATGAGTCGCAGAACTACTGAAGCCTCTATCCAACTTTGCAAATCACTAAGAATAAACATGCATGAGCATCTATCTGGAGGGGAGAGAAGTTATGGGTGTATGATGCAACAAAATTAGGTATTTACCACAACAATTCTGTTTCTTCAAACAGCAGCTAAACACAGGACATGGTTTAGATGCTATGTTGCTGTGAGAAAGTAACATTACTCCAAATGAGCTTTTCTCACTGTGTTTTAACTGTAACTTTCTATAGCACACAGCGACTTAGGTGAAATACCTTGTGGATGCGGTTGGCGATGTCTTCATTTTGAATAATTATCAGAAGTTTATCTAAAGCAGCTCTTCTTAGAAGGAACTGTTCTGGATGGCACTCTGTATTACCTAACTTTGTAAGATATTCCTGACAccacagaaagagaagatgGTGAGGAAAGTATGAGTAGGTAGTTTGGCCAAAACAATCCCCACACCATTACCACATCAACTTAGTTTACCACTCCAACGAATCTCCAAGGGAAGTCTCCTTGTCCTCCCAACCCACGAATTGGGAGGCTCTCAGCACAGACCCAGGCTGTTCCAGCAACTCACTTGTTCTTACAGACTCACACATAAATGGCCAACTGTCATTCCATCAGAACTGAAGGGAGTTTTCAGGCTAAGCCAGAAGTTGTTCTGATTTCCCTGTCAACTTGCATCTTACAAATGTAAATACAGAAGAACAGTAATCTCATAAAATTACCTGTACTACTaagtggaagggaaaaagaaaacctgaaccTGGCTTTTTATACATTCTTCCTCGAACAGTAATGCTTCTATGTTTGCCTTTGTTACTTCCCCATAAGGCCACCCCTGACATTACCTTCAGAAGGAACCAAACAACAGCCTGTCCTGCTTCCCAACTAAGTAAAAGACATATATAAGTTAGTAAGCTAGACTACCTCAGAACCTCCAACAAAGAATGGGACAGGACAGCCTcctttcacaaatattttttgaagCAAATTTTAGACTACTTTATGTTTGCAAGTCCAGCTTTATACATTTTGATTTGAAAGGCACTCTATTCTAACACCAATGAAAGGACGAAATGAAACATACGTACCTTGATTTCTTTGCCAAGAAtgctctcctcctcttcatGGATATAAAATTTCACAGTGTTTTTCTGTACATCTTTAATAATTTTGACCAAACTGTTAAACACTTCAGGTTTTAACTGGCTTATAAAATCAGAAAGGGCTGGTTGGGTTGAAATGTTTAAGTTCTCCAGGgatttctgtgtcttttcagGTGGTTCCATCAGATCACCAGTGTAGGAGGTCTGATCAGATGTCAACGTGTTCTCTGTTTTAGCATTCCCACGATCTGATTCCTCCTTCACTAAGGATGAACTTGACAGTTGTTGCTCATTAGGATCTGGATCTTCCACCACGTTATTACACAATGGCTCTAATAACAAAGCTGTGTCAGCATCTCTGCAAACAGGTAATGTGTCAGGTGCAGGATTCAGTGCAGTGTTACCAACCACTTCTGCTGACTCAGGACTACCATAAATTGCTGGAGTATTCTTAATGCATGAGGAGGACACAATAACACTATTCAACTTTTCACTCAGTGTTTCTATATATTCTTGGACAGAAAACTCTGATGCCTGTAAACATATGTACTCAGAAAGTCTCATTATCCTCTCTCGGGCAGAAAACACTGGTGTGGACATACCACTAACATAAGTAATATTCTTTTGCTGCAAAATTTCCTGAATCTTTCTTGCAAAGAGATTATATTCTTCTAATAGTGTAGTCTCTATTATGGCACTAATGGAATGCTTAGTTGCAAAAGGGTGATCTGCTAGCCCACACTCATCTTCAAGTTTCTCCACTTGTCTTGTATAAAGTCCATCTTCTGCTGTCCCCTTTTGGGTGTCTGAAAATGGAGAGTATGGAAACTGATCATCAGAACTTCTCTGTCTACTTATTACCCGGGGGTCATTAGGAAGGGCATCCTTTGGTGGTAAATACACCAGTGGTTCTTCTGGTGATTTCAGACCTATACAGGAAGagttcatcatcatcatctcatGTTTACAAGCCATACACAACTGATACACTAAAGCCtacaaaacacagtttttcaaCAGCATTAGCTTGTGCCTCCCCCACAAATCAACTTAGACTCAAGTGTTGCTGTctgctgaggcacagagaaCTGAACAGCTCCTAAGATGGTAGAACAATATAGTAAAGTTATATAGTAACCCCCCCCCTCATATTAGAAATCAAGCAGGGTGACAAATTATTCAAATACCTACACTAGGTTATAATCCTCAGACTCAAAAGTTTTATTTGGCTTAAAAAGGTAAGACGTAGGTCTTATGGCATGCTTTACCCCTATGCTGCAAGGAGTGCTGAAAGCCTCTCCTACTCCAAACCTCAGATAATTCCCACACCAATCAGTTTCTTCACCATCCACATACAAAActatggttttgtttggttttaatccaAATTTAAACATTTGTTTCAATTCATGGTATATATAAGCAGTTATTTCAGATGCATACACCTACATACAGGTACTTTAGTACACAGCTATTCCATAAGATATGTTTGATTAAGAACTGATCAGGTAATTCTTTCAAGCTATTATTTAAAGTTTCTGAGTACGAAAAACTTTGGttaagaaaaagctgaaagccTTTCTTTTTGCCAAAGTTTTTATTGAAAACATTAAATCAGAATGGTAAGGGAAACATACTGCTGGATATGAAATGCAGAGTATTTTCTAATGTgaaaaccaggattttttttaaaaaaggatgaTTTAAACTAAAGTTACCCTTATTTAAATAGAATTCTCTGAGGGTGACATCTTTCACAGACCTACACCTTTGGGTCGCGAGTCTCCATAAAAAGCAAATGCACTACCATGGAGCAAAACCCCatttaaaaacctaaaacaCCTCCAACTGTTAAAATATGATTTATGATTTCAAACATGCTCTTTTGGTGGTAATATCTTGGAACTGGAtatgtcaaaaaaaaaccaaacagagaACTGCCTGGAAACAATCATAAAAAGAACACCTGTTTAAGAGCTCCTGAAACAGTGAAGAATTTGGCTCTTAAACTGCAAGGATATTCTTCACTTGAGAGATCCTGATACTGTGACTCCAGAAAGAGTATTTCTGGATAAATTTTGAAATTGGAAACTCAAACACGCCCTGTCAAAGACAGCCTAGAACACTCTATATCTTCATAGCCAAGATAAATGTAAACAAAAGTCATCACTTTTAAGGAGGAATAAACAAGAATTATTGTTGCACTTAATGTCTAAAGCCAAGAGTCTCCATTTCAAACCAAAACTGAATTAAGATGGGCTTGTTAAAAAACACGTTCCCAAGTATCCCTTGGTATCAAAagtaaaaccaatttttttctagtaagACATGGGTGGCTGTGCAATGTATCAGCCAGCTGACAAACTCTTGCATGAACTTGCACACCCCCCATCTATGATGCATTGCAGTTTTCAGATGCTTCATTTACTTAGCTGGTTACCTCAGCAACTATGTCCTCACCTACATGCAGTGGCCATTTCCTCCAGGCACTAAACAATGTCCTATCCAAATAGCTACAGTCTCCATACTCCCTGAGAATACCAGAACAGATTTTACATGTTCTTCCCTTAAAGGAAGTGCAGAAAACATCCAGAAGAGATGCTGAACATCCAAAAAGAGCTGCTGAACTTACACAACTGGATAGGTATCACAAGTGTCCAAGAGACAGATTCCAGCATTGCTGGAACACAACCAGAAATCAGTAGATTTTCACTGAGAGAATGCAGTTAACAAATTCCATCTGGCTTTAGCCATAAGACAAACTGATTTGTAGCTTTGAATTTAGAGCTCTTGATGGCCATTCCTACAGCTATTCCACATCCTGCAAATCTATGCCTTTATGCTTCTCTTGAGACTTGACACTGTTGACTCATAAAGGAGTAGAACAAGAAGCTGCTTCTTTAAGATTTAAATGTGTAGGTAAATAGAAAGACTCTGAAGCACTTCCAGTGGAAGAGATTGATTCAATAAGTACACTGCTTTCTAGAAGGTGAACACATTTTTTACTACTTTTCTGGATTACTAGTTGCAATTATCCACCTGTCCAATCTTTCAGCAAAACCTAGCAAGTCCAAACACTGACTTCAAAACAGTTATGCACCTCACCAGATAACTGCTCAAGCAAGCCCACTTTTACATTATGTCAGTGTGTACCCAAAGCAATATTCTTCACCAGTATCTGTTTTCATGCAGCAGGCTCTGTATTTAAATCCCAGAAACAACTGCACAAGTTATTGTGCAGTTGGTACACAAGTTATATGCTTGTGTACCAACATGTGACTCAAGAATGGGATCTATGAAAGATACAAACTTCAAGAGCATGTTCCCATTCATCATTTGTAGCAACACAGGACTTAAACCCATCTTACCTGTAATTGGAATAAGTTTCCAATGCAGTCCAACTTCTCCAGTATTATTTGAGGTGGAATGTTGCCTGCGATGAGCATGCTCTACAGGAGTACTGGGACAGGGACTGTAGTCTTCAAAACTACTCACACTTCCAGTGCTTGCTTCCTAAATACCAATAAAAATTCTCAACTTCAAGCTTTTTGTTGTGGTAGCCATTAAGCATTTACATTCTGAACAACTGCCAGTGAGAACGCAGCGAGGTACTGTCACTAGAAAAG encodes the following:
- the TASOR gene encoding protein TASOR isoform X6, producing the protein MKSIYDHIGMKSMDSAVKNVLDPTPKHECHVSKNAYKVTSLLAYRAYELTQYYFYEYGFDEIRRRPRHVCPYAVVSFTYKDEMAHVPKFFPPSRVNSYNTDRSTDQSSCTLWRGQLWNKGKLLCHVSLKSAARPFLPCKLPEKLEIEKVVSIDQLKKKFAPALFYKETYVGAKEVLKNGMYCSLYEVVEKTRSGSHLEGLLQKLEKEKLVLVKPLLDRGFLFLLSPSQMMSPYDHQAGRPRLLNALFLFPESRGVMSSAQKSVLFGTQKNSTTMVLHENREIIPEFTKFIQSLHFALIQSRKDTTADFNVIVEKYINEYLKRCCSGSGKYREFVLYRYESRLDDKKFLYPAPKNKSHIDSSLQNYIFGCEAYQLPVSRAKELMEGKRKLQQFSPISDYEAPEEDSDFTNAKSGKRINAKCEGTAGKRKLHHSGDYDTDRLKELINLIQCRKKNVVGESDFEDPRNKSGLKRKLEKQSENLRKYLKTSESLDNICHYEGVRTSDSSHSVFSVNTGLGGPNTDFRQQDVSDPAVTDTHGLLKLLFETLASAGHLDSSLARSVHQALGLSTDEVEENMRQEYEYEYESIPAQDRDDNEFHNTAQTESGNFKDPQSPVILETDAGCLPYPVGVDLRLSANEAGLDHTLHLKEASTGSVSSFEDYSPCPSTPVEHAHRRQHSTSNNTGEVGLHWKLIPITGLKSPEEPLVYLPPKDALPNDPRVISRQRSSDDQFPYSPFSDTQKGTAEDGLYTRQVEKLEDECGLADHPFATKHSISAIIETTLLEEYNLFARKIQEILQQKNITYVSGMSTPVFSARERIMRLSEYICLQASEFSVQEYIETLSEKLNSVIVSSSCIKNTPAIYGSPESAEVVGNTALNPAPDTLPVCRDADTALLLEPLCNNVVEDPDPNEQQLSSSSLVKEESDRGNAKTENTLTSDQTSYTGDLMEPPEKTQKSLENLNISTQPALSDFISQLKPEVFNSLVKIIKDVQKNTVKFYIHEEEESILGKEIKEYLTKLGNTECHPEQFLLRRAALDKLLIIIQNEDIANRIHKIPGLVTLKRLSCVSFAGVDSLDDVKNHTYNELFVSGGFVVSDESVLNPETITADKLKQFLKFLEDLNTPDGKWQWKVHCKILKKLKELGRINPNALGLLTLLNSYQKKHLAEILSYHDCDSQTRNAPELDCLIRLQAQNIQQRHVVFVTEKNLKTLANYIDNGIVVATVDDFMQNFKSLVGYHNSVTEEDSLPPSDEHKGQSVLVENDEKDEEDMSLDSGDETAQIEICNDASRYDSHLEALQTEAKGSRGVDAQESCLSVKELSPEAQIGLMEKTSKTDLEEIQPVTSVSTTCSAEGEKHNSVQQAPFNNFQVYSRQLNMSHQFSHFNVLTHQTFLGTTYSVSSASQNQEGGNYFVSAYSQSTDTEKSSSPGGWDINCDSSRPYSKHK